A region of Candidatus Paceibacterota bacterium DNA encodes the following proteins:
- a CDS encoding thrombospondin type 3 repeat-containing protein, which yields MKEELIVVALTFFLLSASFVFAAVDTAHIGFVRSTIWFDREPFFSGETVRVYTTLANSTPADFRGVVEFYDGDTSFGTTDVSLERNGGFQTVWTDWEPTEGDHAVRVEITSGEVVGPGGKSEALVFDTEPAQTLTRFVDTDTDGDRIGNREDSDDDGDGIPDVNDAEPLVAYSELMEEKLEEESTSTPKLQEAAGDLVVRVAEVASSTAPKIQSTAKKTAAVVEEFRVDQKKRVDDQIGVVKERIAEKKAISLESGESKNAPFDQLQLLALTLAGFTFSNTIVFYLAVALLLYVLLMKSAPWIYRKFRGGEQW from the coding sequence ATGAAAGAAGAACTCATCGTTGTTGCACTCACTTTTTTCCTCCTCTCGGCGTCGTTTGTGTTCGCCGCCGTTGACACAGCACACATTGGCTTTGTACGCTCAACCATTTGGTTTGACCGTGAGCCGTTCTTCTCGGGCGAGACTGTCCGTGTTTATACCACGCTTGCAAACAGTACCCCAGCAGACTTTAGAGGAGTTGTTGAATTCTACGATGGTGATACATCGTTTGGTACAACCGACGTGTCACTTGAGCGGAATGGTGGCTTTCAGACTGTGTGGACTGATTGGGAGCCCACAGAGGGGGATCACGCGGTGCGGGTTGAGATCACCTCGGGTGAAGTTGTTGGGCCGGGAGGTAAGTCAGAAGCACTTGTGTTTGATACCGAGCCTGCGCAAACGCTCACGCGGTTTGTTGATACAGACACCGATGGTGATCGTATCGGGAATAGGGAAGACAGTGACGACGATGGTGACGGCATCCCTGACGTAAATGACGCAGAGCCACTTGTCGCCTACAGCGAGCTCATGGAGGAGAAGCTTGAAGAAGAAAGCACGAGCACACCGAAGCTCCAAGAAGCCGCCGGAGATCTGGTGGTTCGCGTGGCTGAGGTCGCCTCAAGCACGGCGCCGAAGATTCAGTCGACCGCAAAGAAGACAGCCGCTGTGGTTGAGGAGTTTCGTGTTGATCAGAAGAAGCGTGTCGATGACCAGATCGGGGTGGTGAAGGAGCGGATCGCAGAGAAGAAGGCGATCTCTCTTGAGAGCGGCGAGTCAAAGAACGCTCCGTTTGACCAACTACAGTTACTTGCGCTCACGCTCGCCGGGTTTACTTTCAGCAACACGATAGTCTTCTACCTTGCTGTGGCACTGCTCTTGTATGTATTGCTCATGAAAAGTGCCCCGTGGATATATCGGAAGTTTCGGGGAGGGGAACAGTGGTAG
- a CDS encoding winged helix-turn-helix domain-containing protein, with translation MDTFILILVGAVGIIFGYSMSRAHMRAKLAIFANTERAPGKQKKKNVLLKHLHDHGKLTNAEAQELLGVSDTTVVVYFDELEAEGKVVQVGETGRGVHYTLAN, from the coding sequence ATGGATACATTTATACTCATTTTAGTAGGCGCAGTTGGAATCATCTTTGGATACAGTATGAGTCGCGCACACATGCGCGCAAAACTCGCCATCTTTGCGAACACTGAGCGTGCGCCGGGAAAGCAGAAAAAGAAAAACGTTCTCCTTAAACACCTCCATGACCACGGGAAGCTCACCAACGCTGAGGCACAAGAGCTCCTTGGGGTATCGGACACGACTGTTGTGGTCTATTTTGATGAGCTTGAGGCAGAAGGGAAGGTGGTGCAGGTGGGAGAAACTGGCCGAGGAGTGCACTACACGCTCGCGAACTAG